A genome region from Vicia villosa cultivar HV-30 ecotype Madison, WI unplaced genomic scaffold, Vvil1.0 ctg.006344F_1_1, whole genome shotgun sequence includes the following:
- the LOC131642987 gene encoding uncharacterized protein LOC131642987, whose translation MMQGMQGQQPPVQVPVPQAAAGPDFRAFFRMDPPEFVGGLDSLLAHDWLAGMERVFQAIQCTEEEKVIFATQKMKGPALRWWNTASTYFNTQEIPKDWQHFKVAFLEKYFPNSVRTQKEREFQNFKQGEMSVSEYAEKFEDLADYSRQAAYAPDELWKIDHLKRVQEERNQNKANFREQGRSTQHLRPRNPPSKKKQVYGDQSAQPPYCRKCNRKHTGECPNSSVTCYECGEPGHISRFCPKRRASGKTTGRLIVEPLILLSPPSASTDLVWRLFRYLNP comes from the exons atgatgcaaggcatgcagggACAACAACCTCCTGTTCAAGTTCCCGTTCCTCAAGCTGCAGCTGGACCTGATTTTCGTGCCTTCTTCAGGATGGATCCTCCAGAGTTTGTTGGCGGACTTGATTCACTCTTGGCTCATGATTGGTTAGCTGGTATGGAGAGGGTGTTTCAAGCTATCCAGTGTACTGAAGAAGAAAAAGTGATCTTTGCTACTCAGAAGATGAAGGGAccagctcttaggtggtggaacactgcatCCACTTATTTCAACACACAGGAGATTCCTAAGGATTGGCAACACTTCAAAGTGGCATTCTTGGAGAAGTATTTCCCTAATAGTGTGAGGACTCAGAAGGAACGTGAATTCCAGAACTTCAAGCAGGGTGAGATGTCTGTTTCAGAATATGCAGAGAAGTTCGAGGATTTGGCTGATTACTCCCGACAAGCTGCTTATGCTCcagatgaactatggaagattgacca CTTGAAGAGGGTTcaagaagagaggaaccagaacaAGGCTAATTTTAGGGAGCAAGGGAGATCTACTCAACATTTGAGGCCCCGTAACCCTCCATCAAAGAAGAAGCAGGTTTATGGTGACCAATCAGCTCAACCGCCTTATTGTCGCAAGTGTAATAGGAAGCACACTGGGGAGTGCCCCAACTCTTCAGTGACTTGTTACGAGTGTGGCGAGCCAGGTCACATATCCAGATTCTGCCCCAAGAGGAGAGCTTCTGGGAAGACTACCGGTCGA ttgattgtggagccacTCATTCTTTTATCTCCACCGAGTGCGTCTACCGACTTGGTTTGGAGGTTATTCCGTTACCTGAACCCATGA